A stretch of the Medicago truncatula cultivar Jemalong A17 chromosome 5, MtrunA17r5.0-ANR, whole genome shotgun sequence genome encodes the following:
- the LOC112422199 gene encoding receptor-like protein Cf-9, translated as MGVARILGQTFDRGRFYEILWLRGFSVREKFKSSFIIGFSQCVPLLKTATWKNGTDCCSWNGVTCDTVSGHVIDLNLGCEGLTGTFNPNSTLFHLVHLQTLNLSYNDFFDSHFHYKFCGFQSLTHLDLSDSNLEGEIPTQISHLSKLQSLHLSENYDLIWKETTLKRLLQNATDLRELFLDSTDMSSIRPNSIALLLNQSLSLVTLNLHYTRLSGKLKRSLICLASIQELDMSYNDELQGQLPELSCSTSLRIIDLSGCAFEGEIPMYFSNLTHLTSLTLSNNNLNGSIPSSLLTLPRLTFLHLYSNQLSGRIPNASLPNLQHLIHLDLSKNLFSGQIPSSLFNLNQLYTLDCSKNKLEGPIPNKTTGFQELNDLRLNDNLLNGTIPSSLLSLPSLVHLVLSNNRLTRHITAISSYSLKKLDLSGNKLQGNIPKSIFNLANLTLLDLSSNNLSDVIDFQHFSKLQYLKTLSLSHNSQLSLTFEPNVNYNFSYLSKLDLSSINLTEFPISGKVPLLDSLDLSNNKLNGKVPDWLPETMNSLTFLNLSQNMFTSIDQISMKNEQL; from the exons ATGGGCGTTGCCAGGATCTTGGGTCAAACTTTTGATAGAGGaagattttatgagattttatggTTGAGAGGGTTTAGCGTTAGAGAGAAG TTCAAGTCATCCTTCATTATAGGGTTTTCGCAATGTGTCCCTCTTCTTAAAACAGCAACATGGAAAAATGGGACTGATTGCTGCTCATGGAATGGCGTCACGTGTGACACAGTCTCTGGTCACGTGATTGACCTCAACCTTGGCTGTGAAGGCCTTACAGGTACATTCAATCCTAATAGTACCCTTTTTCATCTTGTTCATCTCCAAACACTCAACCTTTCTTACAATGATTTCTTTGACTCTCATTTTCATTATAAGTTTTGTGGATTTCAGAGTCTTACACATCTTGACTTGTCTGATAGTAACTTAGAAGGTGAAATTCCAACTCAAATCTCTCACCTATCCAAATTACAATCACTTCATCTCTCTGAAAATTATGACTTAATTTGGAAAGAGACTACCTTGAAGAGGCTGTTGCAAAATGCAACAGATTTACGAGAGCTGTTTTTGGACTCCACAGATATGTCTTCAATAAGACCAAACTCCATTGCTTTGCTCCTCAACCAATCTTTATCTTTAGTCACTCTTAATCTTCATTACACAAGATTAAGCGGAAAACTGAAAAGAAGCCTTATTTGTTTAGCAAGTATTCAAGAGCTAGATATGTCATATAATGATGAACTTCAAGGCcaacttccagaattgagttgTAGCACTTCTCTTAGAATCATAGATTTGTCAGGATGTGCATTCGAAGGGGAAATTCCTATGTATTTTTCTAACCTCACACATCTTACCTCTCTAACTCTCTCGAATAACAACCTAAACGGTTCAATCCCATCATCACTTTTAACACTTCCACGTCTAACTTTCTTGCATCTTTACAGCAACCAACTCAGTGGTCGAATTCCAAATGCATCACTTCCAAACCTTCAACATCTCATTCACTtagatctttcaaaaaatttgtttagcGGTCAAATTCCATCTTCATTATTTAACTTGAATCAACTTTATACATTAGATtgttctaaaaataaattagaggGTCCCATACCCAACAAAACTACAGGGTTCCAAGAGCTAAATGATTTGAGATTAAATGACAACTTGTTAAATGGAACAATTCCTTCCTCCTTGTTATCTTTGCCGTCTTTGGTTCATTTAGTTCTATCAAATAATCGTCTTACAAGGCATATCACTGCAATCTCATCATATTCCTTAAAGAAGCTAGATCTAAGCGGCAACAAGCTACAAGGCAATATTCCAAAATCTATTTTCAACCTTGCAAACTTAACTTTGCTAGATCTATCATCAAACAACTTGAGTGATGTTATTGATTTTCAACACTTTTCCAAACTTCAATATTTGAAAACTCTGTCACTTTCACATAATAGCCAATTATCATTAACATTTGAACCCAATGTCAATTACAATTTTTCTTATCTATCAAAATTGGATTTGTCttctatcaatttgacagaATTTCCCATATCAGGGAAAGTCCCATTGTTAGATTCTCTTGATTTGTCCAATAACAAACTTAATGGAAAGGTGCCAGATTGGTTACCTGAAACAATGAATTCATTAACATTTTTGAACCTCTCTCAAAACATGTTCACATCAATAGATCAAATCTCAATGAAGAATGAACAACTGTAG
- the LOC11428889 gene encoding receptor like protein 23, producing MAWFLLLLHLFLFHFPSFSSSFNFSCHHDESSALLQFKTSIIASFYSCDGSLLKTATWKNGTDCCSWNGVTCDTITRHVIGLNLGCEGLQGKLHPNSTLFNLVHLQTLNLSNNDFSYSHFHSKFGGFMSLAHLDLSRSFFKGEIPIQISHLSKLQSLHLSGYTGYDQLVWKETTLKRFVQNATNLRELFLDNTNMSSIRPNSIALLFNQSSSLVTLNLKSTGLTGKLKRSLLCLPSIQELDMSYNHNLEGQLPELSCSTSLRILDFSRCSFKGEIPLSFSNLTHFTTLTLSENHLNGSIPSSLLKLPTLTFLDLHNNQLNGRLPNAFQISNKFQELDLRGNKIEGELPTSLSNLRQLIHLDLGWNSFSGQIPDVFGGMTKLQELDLTSNNLEGQIPSSLFNLTQLFTLDCRGNKLEGPLPNKITGLQKLMYLNLKDNLLNGTVPSSLLSLPSLAILDLSYNRLTGHISEISSYSLNMLTLSNNRLQGNIPESIFNLTKLSHLILSSNDLSGLVNFQLFSKLTCLEMLSLSWNSQLSLNFESNVNYSFSSLQVLELSSVNLIKFHNLQGEFLDLISLDISDNKLHGRMPNWLLEKNSLLFLNLSQNLFTSIDQWINVNTSNGYLSGLDLSHNLLNGEIPLAVCNMSSLQFLNLGYNDLTGIIPQCFAESPSLQVLNLQMNMFYGTLPSNFSKNCSIVTLNLYGNQLEGHFPKSLSRCKELEFLNLGSNKIEDNFPDWFQTLQDLKVLVLRDNKFHGPIANLKIERLFPSLIIFDISGNNFGGFLPKAYSKNYEAMKNDTQLVGDNNLQYMDEWYPVTNGLQATHAHYSDSVTVATKGTKMTLVKIPKKFVSIDMSRNKFEGEIPNAIGKLHALIGLNLSHNRLNGPIPQSIGYLSNLEWLDLSSNMLTDVIPAELTNLGFLEVLDISNNHLVGEIPQGKQFNTFTNDSYEGNSGLCGLPLSKKCGPEQHSPPSAKNSWSEEKFRFGWKPVAIGYGCGFVIGICIGYYMFLIGKPRWLVMIFGGPPKRRVTRRTRVRRAHGSTMNQNQMVQMS from the coding sequence ATGGCGTGGTTTCTTCTATTATTGCATCTGTTCCTCTTCCATTTTCCatccttctcttcttctttcaatttttcatgtCATCATGATGAGAGCTCTGCTTTGCTTCAGTTCAAAACCTCTATTATTGCATCTTTTTATTCTTGTGATGGATCTCTTCTGAAAACAGCAACATGGAAAAATGGGACTGATTGCTGCTCATGGAATGGTGTCACGTGTGATACCATCACTCGTCACGTGATTGGCCTCAATCTTGGCTGTGAAGGCCTTCAAGGTAAACTACATCCTAACAGTACCCTTTTCAATCTTGTTCATCTTCAAACACTCAACCTTTCTAACAATGATTTCTCTTACTCTCATTTTCATTCTAAGTTTGGTGGGTTTATGAGTCTTGCACATCTTGACTTGTCTCGTAGTTTCTTTAAAGGTGAAATTCCAATTCAAATCTCACACCTTTCCAAATTACAATCACTTCATCTCTCTGGATATACCGGTTATGATCAGTTAGTTTGGAAAGAGACGACCTTGAAGAGATTTGTTCAAAATGCAACAAATTTGAGGGAGCTGTTTTTGGATAATACAAATATGTCTTCAATAAGACCAAACTCCATTGCTTTGCTCTTCAACCAATCTTCCTCTTTGGTTACTCTTAATCTTAAATCAACAGGATTAACTGGAAAACTGAAAAGAAGCCTACTTTGTTTACCAAGTATTCAAGAGTTAGATATGTCATATAATCACAACCTTGAAGGACAACTACCAGAATTGAGTTGTAGTACTTCTCTTAGAATATTAGATTTTTCACGTTGCTCATTCAAAGGGGAAATTCCTTTGTCTTTTTCTAACCTCACACATTTCACCACTCTAACTCTGTCAGAAAACCATCTAAATGGTTCAATCCCATCCTCACTTTTAAAACTTCCAACTCTAACTTTCTTGGATCTCCATAACAACCAACTCAATGGTCGACTTCCAAATGCATTTCAGATATCAAACAAATTTCAAGAATTAGATTTGAGAGGTAACAAAATTGAAGGTGAGCTGCCAACATCACTTTCAAACCTTCGACAACTCATTCACTTGGATCTTGGGTGGAATTCATTTAGTGGTCAAATCCCAGATGTGTTTGGTGGGATGACCAAACTGCAAGAACTCGATTTAACTTCCAACAATTTAGAAGGACAAATTCCATCTTCACTATTTAACTTGACTCAGCTTTTCACATTAGATTGTAGAGGTAACAAATTAGAGGGTCCCCTACCCAACAAAATTACAGGACTCCAAAAGCTAatgtatttgaatttaaaagaCAACTTGCTAAATGGAACAGTTCCTTCCTCCTTGTTATCTTTGCCTTCTTTGGCAATTTTAGATCTATCATATAATCGACTTACAGGGCATATCAGTGAAATATCATCATATTCTTTAAACATGCTAACTCTAAGCAACAACAGGCTACAAGGCAATATTCCTGAGTCCATTTTCAACCTAACAAAACTATCTCACTTAATTCTATCTTCGAACGACTTGAGTGGTCTTGTCAATTTTCAACTCTTCTCCAAACTTACATGTCTAGAAATGTTATCCCTTTCATGGAATAGTCAATTATCTCTAAATTTTGAATCCAATGTcaattatagtttttctagCCTACAAGTATTGGAATTGTCTTCTGTCAATTTGATCAAATTCCATAATTTACAAGGAGAATTCTTAGATTTGATATCACTTGATATTTCTGATAACAAACTTCATGGAAGAATGCCCAATTGGttacttgaaaaaaattcattgctATTTTTGAACCTCTCTCAAAACTTGTTCACGTCAATAGATCAATGGATTAACGTCAATACATCCAATGGTTATTTGTCAGGCCTTGATCTTAGTCATAATTTACTGAATGGTGAAATCCCTTTGGCAGTTTGCAATATGAGTTCACTTCAATTTCTCAACTTGGGTTACAACGATTTGACTGGTATCATTCCACAATGTTTTGCTGAATCACCATCCCTTCAAGTTTTGAATCTACAAATGAACATGTTTTATGGTACTTTGCCAAGTAACTTTTCAAAGAACTGTAGTATTGTCACTCTGAACCTCTACGGCAACCAGTTAGAAGGCCATTTTCCAAAATCCTTGTCTCGCTGTAAAGAGTTAGAGTTTCTAAACCTCGGTAGCAACAAAATAGAAGACAATTTTCCTGATTGGTTTCAAACACTTCAAGATTTGAAAGTACTGGTTTTGCGAGACAATAAGTTTCATGGTCCCATCGCCAATTTAAAGATTGAGCGTCTATTTCCAAGCTTAATCATTTTTGATATCTCTGGAAATAACTTTGGTGGTTTTCTACCAAAAGCCTATTCAAAAAATTATGAAGCCATGAAGAATGATACTCAATTGGTTGGGGATAACAATTTGCAATACATGGACGAGTGGTATCCAGTAACCAATGGGCTTCAAGCAACACACGCACACTACTCTGATTCTGTGACCGTGGCAACAAAAGGAACCAAAATGACACTCGTTAAAATTCCAAAAAAGTTTGTAAGTATTGATATGTCAAGAAACAAATTTGAAGGAGAGATTCCAAATGCTATTGGAAAGCTACATGCACTCATAGGGCTTAACCTTTCCCATAACAGACTCAATGGTCCTATTCCCCAATCAATTGGATACTTGTCAAACTTGGAATGGTTGGATCTCTCATCAAATATGCTCACTGATGTGATTCCTGCAGAACTAACCAATTTGGGCTTTCTTGAAGTCTTAGATATTTCAAATAACCATCTTGTGGGAGAAATACCTCAAGGAAAGCAGTTCAATACATTTACAAATGATTCCTATGAAGGAAATTCAGGGTTATGTGGATTAcccttgtcaaaaaaatgtggACCTGAACAACATTCTCCACCTTCAGCCAAGAACTCTTGGAGTGAAGAGAAATTTAGATTTGGATGGAAACCAGTGGCGATTGGATATGGATGTGGATTTGTGATTGGAATATGCATTGGatattatatgtttttaattggAAAGCCTAGATGGCTTGTCATGATATTTGGTGGTCCGCCTAAGAGAAGAGTGACAAGGAGAACAAGAGTGAGGAGGGCACATGGTTCAACCATGAATCAGAATCAGATGGTGCAAATGTCATAG